The following are from one region of the Amia ocellicauda isolate fAmiCal2 chromosome 1, fAmiCal2.hap1, whole genome shotgun sequence genome:
- the tcf23 gene encoding transcription factor 24, whose amino-acid sequence MAEQMLSSTSPETVNKSGMERLPGKKVPRHIHKDPQKWVHSRCDVQHRVSRPQPCPEYAARERSRVRSLRQAFHSLQAALPSVPPNTKLSKLDVLVLATNYIAHLTQTLDQDSTQPDHQVTLTAQGYLHPVKKWPMRSLLYCGSMGELLTGVPANQKDVCAEEDAHLLSHNPGSRLV is encoded by the exons ATGGCTGAGCAGATGCTGAGCAGCACCAGCCCAGAAACTGTGAACAAGTCAGGCATGGAAAGGCTGCCCGGCAAGAAGGTGCCCAGGCACATACACAAGGACCCGCAGAAATGG GTGCACTCCAGGTGCGATGTGCAGCACAGAGTGAGCCGGCCGCAGCCCTGTCCCGAGTATGCAGCCCGGGAGCGGAGCAGAGTGAGGAGCCTGCGCCAGGCCTTCCACAGCCTGCAGGCTGCCCTGCCCTCCGTCCCTCCCAACACCAAGCTCTCCAAGCTGGACGTCCTGGTGCTGGCCACCAACTACATTGCCCACTTGACTCAGACTCTGGACCAGGACAGCACACAGCCTGACCACCAGGTGACCCTGACAGCACAAGGATACCTGCATCCAGTCAAG AAGTGGCCCATGAGGTCCCTCCTATACTGTGGTAGCATGGGAGAGTTGTTGACGGGGGTCCCGGCAAATCAGAAGGATGTGTGTGCTGAGGAAGATGCTCATTTATTGTCCCACAACCCTGGGTCCCGCCTTGTGTGA
- the ephx1 gene encoding epoxide hydrolase 1 — protein sequence MLEVIGLPSKPNFTTFPISHHADVLRLPSTAGTYSKFSSAKCIVSGSGTMIVEVLAAVALGLLVCVLFFRKKEESLETEDGWWGEGQAPASGEDESIHPFKVQTSSEEIEDLYRRIDQTRPIPSLEQSEFNYGFNSAYLGKVVSYWRNQFDWKKQVEKLNKYPHFKTKIEGLDIHFIHVCPPNLAEGKTAVPLLMVHGWPGSFYEFYRILPLLTEPAGPDSVVFQVICPSIPGYGFSEAPHKQGFNSVCAARVFCKLMKRLGFNDFYVQGGDWGWLIGTNIAQLQPRNVKGLHLNFASVSKPGLHTVLSLVFGRYFPGLFGFKDHDLKRLFPFMTNVVGETLKETGYMHIQATKPDTAGRALNDSPVGLAAYILEKFSTWTDPQFRNLEDGGLERKFSLDDLLTNVMIYWVTGCIISSMRFYKENLGKGIGTRKHEKLPVRVPTAMACFPNELLHTPRLWAEQKYLNLVSFNYMERGGHFAAFEEPELLAQDIQNFMKKLSGSE from the exons ATGCTTGAAGTGATTGGTCTTCCGTCCAAACCGAatttcactacatttcccatCAGCCACCACGCCGATGTTCTTCGCCTTCCCAGCACAGCAGGCACGTATTCCAAGTTCTCTAGTGCGAAGTGCATTGTATCAG GGTCGGGCACCATGATTGTGGAGGTGCTGGCAGCGGTGGCTCTGGGGCTGCTGGTCTGTGTGCTGTTCTTCAGGAAGAAGGAGGAGTCTCTGGAGACTGAGGACGGCTGGTGGGGTGAGGGTCAGGCCCCGGCCTCTGGAGAGGATGAAAGCATTCACCCTTTCAAAGTGCAAACTTCGAGTGAAGAGATTGAG GATCTGTACAGGCGGATTGATCAGACGCGCCCCATTCCCTCCCTGGAGCAGAGCGAGTTCAATTATGGCTTCAACTCTGCCTACCTGGGGAAAGTGGTCTCCTACTGGAGGAACCAGTTTGACTGGAAAAAGCAAGTGgagaaactaaataaatacccCCATTTTAAAACGAAGATTGAAG GGCTGGACATCCACTTTATCCATGTGTGTCCTCCAAACCTCGCGGAAGGGAAGACAGCAGTCCCCCTGCTCATGGTCCACGGCTGGCCCGGCTCCTTCTACGAGTTCTACCGGATCCTGCCCCTCCTGACCGAGCCTGCCGGCCCCGACAGCGTGGTGTTCCAGGTCATCTGCCCCTCCATCCCTGGGTACGGCTTCTCGGAGGCGCCACACAAACAAG GGTTTAACTCGGTGTGTGCGGCCCGGGTCTTCTGCAAGCTGATGAAGAGGCTGGGATTCAATGATTTCTATGTGCAGGGCGGAGACTGGGGGTGGCTCATTGGGACCAACATCGCACAGCTGCAGCCCag AAACGTTAAAGGCCTGCACCTGAACTTTGCCTCTGTGTCCAAGCCCGGTTTACACACTGTCCTGTCTCTGGTATTCGGACGCTACTTTCCTGGGTTGTTTGGGTTCAAAGACCATGACCTCAAACGCCTCTTTCCATTCATGACAAACGTAGTGGGGGAGACTCTGAAGGAAACTGGCTACATGCACATTCAGGCTACCAAGCCAGACACTGCAG GTCGGGCTCTGAATGACTCTCCAGTTGGGCTGGCCGCCTACATCCTGGAGAAATTCTCCACCTGGACCGACCCACAGTTCAGGAACCTTGAAGATGGAGGACTGGAAAG GAAATTTTCCCTGGATGACCTTTTGACCAACGTGATGATTTACTGGGTGACAGGCTGCATCATTTCATCAATGCGGTTTTACAAGGAAAACCTTGGGAAAGGAATTGGTACTCGAAAACATGAAAA GCTGCCAGTGCGGGTGCCGACAGCGATGGCCTGCTTCCCCAATGAGCTGCTGCACACGCCCCGGCTGTGGGCCGAGCAGAAGTACCTGAATCTGGTGTCCTTCAACTACATGGAGCGGGGGGGGCATTTTGCTGCTTTCGAGGAGCCGGAGCTTCTGGCCCAGGATATCCAGAACTTCATGAAGAAACTGTCCGGGAGCGAGTAA